The genomic interval CTGGTACGTCGGGGACGCCGGCTGCGGCGCCCAACCGGAAGCCTGGTCAATGGACGGCGGTGCCCTGCTCCGACCGGACTCCCCGTTCTGGCTGTCGTCCCCGGTCGGCAAGCCGGCTGAGGTCTCCGCCGAACTGATCGACCTGGAGACCCGCCGCCCGGCCGGAACGAATGCCCGGATCTGGTTCGGCATCTACTCCACCGGCGCGAACGCGGCGGCCAACGGCGTACCGACCCGAACGGTCCCGGCTGATCCGGACGCCTACACCAACTACGGCGTGGTCTACCGCTCGAAGATCGGCGGCGACATCCTGGCCGGCGCGAAGGTGGCCGACCCGGGCCGGACCGAGGTGCGGTTCAGCTTCACCGCGACCGGCAACCGCCTGATCCTGCACGACTTCTGTACGGCGAACGCCGGCTCGGACACCGCTCTTCCGTACTCGGTGTCGATGCGGATCGGTCCAGGAGAGCCGTTCCTCTCGACCTGTCAGGCGAGCTCGACCGACGCCGGAGTCGGCAGCAGCATCACCATCGCCTCTCCCGTCCCGGCCGGGCAGCGCGTCGACGTGGTCGCGCAGATCGTCCCGTCACAGAAGAACGGCCCTGCCGCACCGCCGGATGCGCGGCTGGGGATGGGCGTCTATTTCGAAGGCGATCAGCAGGTGGTCGACGGGGTCTCGCTCCCGGAGCAGACCGAGATGGCCGGGTACGTGTACAAGCTGGCCGACCTCAAGACCGCCCCCGGCCCGGCCGGGCACGTCTCGATCGACACGCCGGCGGACAAGCCGTACGTGATCGCGTACGGCGGCTCGACGCTCGGCAGCGGCCAGTTCGAGGCCGGTCTGTCGGTCGGGAAGACTGAGACCGGACGCAACGTCGCATCGGCTGACGGCCTCGGCGTCGGGTGGGACGCCCAGGGCGCCGGCCCGGCGGACAAGGCCACAATGACCATCTCCGGAGACAAGCCCACCAAGGGGACGTTGATCCTGGCGATCTACCTGCCCGTCTAGACCCAGCTGTGCAGGTCGGCGGCGTCCTTGGTGAATTGTTCCGGGGAGTCGTCGGCGACGAACTCCAGGAGGGCGTTGATCTCGCGGGGCTCGGCGGCGAGGCGGTCGAGGACCGGGCGCCACAGGGACTCGCGGGCCGCGAGCGGCAGCCGGTTGTTGGACGGCCACCAGGAGAACACGTGGACCGTGCTCAGCCAGGGCATCAGCGACTCCAGCTGCTGGAGGCACTGCGCGTCGTCCAGGTCGACCGGCGGCTGCCAGTACGTCTTGAGGTTCGGTGCGCCGACGTCGAGCAACAGCGTGATCGTCGAGTCGACCTCGTCGGTGAGCGTGTTGCGGTGGAACTCCATCGCGATCTCGATCCCGGCACCGGCGGCCATGTCAGCCAGCTCGCCGAGTCCGCGGGTCACTGCCATCCGGTCGCCGACGCCGGCTTCCGCCGTACCGACGTTGCCGGCCCAGACCCGGATCCGCGGAGCACCGAGGGCCTCGGCGGTGGCGACCGCGGAACGCATCTCCTCGCGGTCGACGTTGCCGGCCCGGAGATACGAGCCGTACGCCGCGACCTGCAGGCCGTGCACCTCGGTCAGGTTGCGCACGCGCTTGGCGTTGACGAGGTTGCCGAGCGGGACATGCACGTCACCGCCCCACTCGATCGCGGCGAGCCCGGACTTCGCCGCCACCTCCACCACCTCGTCGACCGGCAACTGACGGAACGTCACCGAGACCAGACCGGTCCTCACACCCACGCGCGCCTCCTGGTGTTCACCCCACCATCCAACCCCATCACACCAACGAACTCACGCCGTGCGTCACCCGATGGACGGCGGGCGCCTGCGCTCCGCAGGGTTCGGTCCCCCGCCTTTGACGACGCCCGCCGGAGGGACCACCAGCCCAGCGGCAACGACAGCACCACCAGGGCCGGCAGGACCAGCGGCCGCACCGGCTGCGGCAGCAGGCGCCTGGGATGGACCATGAGATCCCTTGTGCGCCTCCCCCACGGCTGCGGCAGTGATCGAATTCGCGATGTAGGCCTCCGCCCTGTCCCGCAGCAACGGGTGGAAGGCGTTGGTCCGGTCGTCGGACGCGACCAGTTCAGCCGCAAGCCGTCCTGCCGAATCCCCCGCGGCCGGACCCGGGCCACCGTGCTCCTGGTAGTTGTTGTTCATGTGCGCGGAGAACCGGTCCGCCTCCGGGCTGTGACTGTCACCGTGGGCGAGGGCGACGACGTCACCGTGCGCGCTCTCCGCGGCCCGCTGGATCGCCTTCTCGACCCGCTGCCGGGCGACAACACGATCCTCCGGGCCCAACTCGGCCGAACCGAGCGCGGTACGCGTCACGTCGTCCACCAGTGCGTCGATCAGCTCACGACGGGACTGCGCCATTCGTTGCCTCCTGTGGTTGTGGCAGGTCGCCGCACAGACTAGTGGCTCTGCGTCTCACGTCATGAGCAAAGTAGTTGGATGCGACTGTCGCGGAGGCTTACGCTGACGCCGTGCCGGAACAGCGAAGAGGATTCACCTACGGGTTCACCGCCTACCTGATCTGGGGTCTCTTCCCGCTGTACTGGAAGCTTCTCGACCACTCCGGCGCGATCGAACTACTGGCGCACCGAGTGCTGTGGTCGCTGATCACGATCGTGATCCTGGTCTCGGTACTGCGGAAGTTCGGCGGTGTGAAGGCTCTCCTCGCGCAGCCGCGACGCCGGTGGCCCCTGGTCGCGGCGGCGTTCCTGATCTCGGCGAACTGGGGCACGTACATCTGGGCCGTCGGCAACGGCCACGTCGTCGAGACCTCGCTCGGGTACTTCATCACGCCGCTGTTCACGGTCCTGCTCGGCGTCTTCGTGCTGAAGGAACGCCTGCGGCCGATGCAGTGGACCGCACTGGCGATCGCCTTCGTAGCTGTCCTCGGTCTGGCGATCGAGAACGGCCGGCCGCCGTGGGTCGCGATCATCCTGACGTTCTCGTTCGGGTGTTACGGGCTGGCGAAGAAGCAGGCCGGCGCCGGCGCGATCGAGGGTATGGCGGTCGAATCCGGCACCGTCGTCCCGCTCGCGGTGGCGGCCATCGTCGTACTCGGGCTGCAGGGCCACGCGACCGTTACCCACCACGGGACGGGGTACCTCATCCTGGTGCTGCTGACCGGCCCGATCACCGCCGTACCGCTGCTGCTCTTCGGCGCCGCGGCAACCCGGGTCTCGATGACAACCCTCGGGCTGCTGAACTACATCGCCCCGATCATGCAGTTCATCTGCGGCCTGGTGATCTTCCACGAGCAGATGACGCCGATGCGCTGGGCCGGCTTCGGGCTGGTCTGGGTCGCGCTGGCCCTGTTCACCTTCGACAGCATGCACAGCCGCCGCCGCACCCTCGCCCTCGAGCGCGCCGCGGTCACCGCCTCCGCAGTCTGACACCCGTCGCCATGTCGCTTGACGATCCTTATTCCGGACATCTAATATCCAGGTTATGAAGATGAACGAGGGCGTCGAGTGGGCGATGCACAGCTGCGTGAACCTCAGCTGGGCGTCCGGCGAGGCGGTCACCGCCAAGCGCCTCGCCGCCTTCTACAACCTGCCCACGGCGTACCTGAACAAGCAGCTCCAGGCGCTGACCCGGGCCGGCATCCTGACCTCGGTCTCCGGGCCGAAGGGCGGTTTCCAGCTGGCCCGCGACCCGCGCGACATCAGCCTGCTCGACATCGTCGTCGCGATCGACGGACCGGACGACGCGTTCCGCTGCAGGGAGATCCTCAAGGAGGGTCCCGGCGCCGACGCGCGGGCCGACTACACCAAGATCTGCGTGATCTCGCAGGCGATGCGCGGCGCCGAGCTGACCTACCGCCGCGAGCTGGCCGGCAAGTCGATCGCCGATGTCGCCGACGAGGTCGTCCGGCTCAACCCGAGCGCGCCGGGCAACACCAGGAACCGGTTCGCCAACCTCTGAACTCCCCCATCTTTCCGCCTTTCAGCCAGGAGTTGATTCTGGATGTCTAATGTCCTCAATAAGCCGATGATCCTCGGGCTGCTCGCGTTCGCGCAGCTGATCATCGCGATCGACTACACGATCGTGTTCGTCGCGGTCCCGGACATCGGGCGCGAGCTCGGGTTCGCACCGCACAACCTGCAATGGGTGGTGAGTGGGTACGCTGTTCGCGGAAGGCCGGGAGCGCAACCGGGCGTTCTCGATCTGGGGCGCTGCCGGCGGCAGCGGGA from Kribbella sp. NBC_00709 carries:
- a CDS encoding sugar phosphate isomerase/epimerase family protein, which translates into the protein MGVRTGLVSVTFRQLPVDEVVEVAAKSGLAAIEWGGDVHVPLGNLVNAKRVRNLTEVHGLQVAAYGSYLRAGNVDREEMRSAVATAEALGAPRIRVWAGNVGTAEAGVGDRMAVTRGLGELADMAAGAGIEIAMEFHRNTLTDEVDSTITLLLDVGAPNLKTYWQPPVDLDDAQCLQQLESLMPWLSTVHVFSWWPSNNRLPLAARESLWRPVLDRLAAEPREINALLEFVADDSPEQFTKDAADLHSWV
- the rarD gene encoding EamA family transporter RarD encodes the protein MPEQRRGFTYGFTAYLIWGLFPLYWKLLDHSGAIELLAHRVLWSLITIVILVSVLRKFGGVKALLAQPRRRWPLVAAAFLISANWGTYIWAVGNGHVVETSLGYFITPLFTVLLGVFVLKERLRPMQWTALAIAFVAVLGLAIENGRPPWVAIILTFSFGCYGLAKKQAGAGAIEGMAVESGTVVPLAVAAIVVLGLQGHATVTHHGTGYLILVLLTGPITAVPLLLFGAAATRVSMTTLGLLNYIAPIMQFICGLVIFHEQMTPMRWAGFGLVWVALALFTFDSMHSRRRTLALERAAVTASAV
- a CDS encoding RrF2 family transcriptional regulator — protein: MKMNEGVEWAMHSCVNLSWASGEAVTAKRLAAFYNLPTAYLNKQLQALTRAGILTSVSGPKGGFQLARDPRDISLLDIVVAIDGPDDAFRCREILKEGPGADARADYTKICVISQAMRGAELTYRRELAGKSIADVADEVVRLNPSAPGNTRNRFANL